In Colletotrichum destructivum chromosome 1, complete sequence, the sequence TGAGGATCATACCGGAGCCGTTGAACAGGTGGACCTCTACACCGAAGGCGATAATTCCGAGTCCGACAGTAAGGCACTGCTTCATGTTACCGCAGATGCTCATGGTGAGAGCACCGGCGACCTTGTTCGTCTGGAAAGAGGCGACATTGAGGGCAAAAGCGAggatgccgttgccgagTAGGGCGATGACGGTAGCGAGGCTGATGTTGCCCTCGGACCGCATGGTGTTGAGGTtgccgagctcgccggcggcgatggcacAAGCCAGAGACTGCATAGCCGCAAAGGGCGACATGCGCAGCAAAACCTCCATGGCAGGGAGAGCGAGGGGCCCGGTCATGATGCGGTTCGTAGCGACCGTCTGTTGTTGGTGCGTTCGTCAGCGGCTGCATAAGCACTGACAAAGGGCTGCAATTCGGACGAAAGTTTGCTGGCCGAGTTTCAATGGGAAGAGGCCGATGAGCTCCACTTCACGCAACTCGATAAAGCATGCATTTCGGATGATGGACGGGACGGGAAATGGGCAAACGCAAGATTACGTACCTTGACCGCAGCAAGCACGACACCCGCAAAGGTGAGCAGGAAACCCAAGTCTGTAAAAGTGTACTCGCCAATGGTGGTCAGGGCAGCACCGATCATGATGGGCACGAGCGTCAGGTATGTCATCTTCTCATAGGtgcggccgaagacgacaCGGTAGATGAGGACGGTGAAAACGGGGACAGTCGTCCGCAGGACCTGGTAGAACGGCACAGAGACCATGGCACTGTCAGGTAGGGTGGATTAGCATCATGTAACTGCCATGTGCATCGTTCAGGCTGAGTCCTGCCCGATCCGAAGGCGGGATAGGATTCCAACTTCGACAGCGGTGCTTAATCCATCTGAATGAGTTGTAAGGGGGTTGTTCTTGGTTGCTTACAGTGACAGGTTAGAGACGGCGATGTTGGTGGTGAAGAGCAGACTGAAGGCGAGGAGAATGAGGTTCTCGCGGCGTCCCAAATGAGACATGGTGAAGTAGCCGCATTGAAGCAGCGTGTAGCAGCCCAAGCTCGCACAAGTTGCATGAAGTGACGTGAGAAGCCACGGGAAGGGGAACTAATCACGATGTCAGTCAATGCTTATTAAATCAATGAAGCCTTCTCCTATCCCGCCACCATGGTTCTGAAAGCTCTGCCGCGATCTCGGGATCTCGGGTTGAGGATTGGGGTAGAGGTTGGGGAAAGCATGTAACGTACAGCGCCGAGGATTAACTTGTTGTAGAGGGTCAAGACCAAGCTGAACATGAAGTAGGCGCTCAACCAGCCAAACTTGACCTGAGGCGAGATGGTGTATTCGACGGGATTGCGGTTCCTCTCGGCGTTGGTCTGTTGTTCGGTGGCTGGGCTGGCATTGGCCTCGAGATCGTAGCTCTCCTCGACGCGCTTCTCATCTCCGTTTAGGAGGCCATGGCCCTCTTCGCTCCGTCGAGCCTCGTTCTTGAAGTTGTCGGATTCCGCCATTGCTGCAGGTAGTCGGTTGATCGGATGGATTCAAGG encodes:
- a CDS encoding Putative sugar phosphate transporter domain-containing protein, translated to MAESDNFKNEARRSEEGHGLLNGDEKRVEESYDLEANASPATEQQTNAERNRNPVEYTISPQVKFGWLSAYFMFSLVLTLYNKLILGAFPFPWLLTSLHATCASLGCYTLLQCGYFTMSHLGRRENLILLAFSLLFTTNIAVSNLSLAMVSVPFYQVLRTTVPVFTVLIYRVVFGRTYEKMTYLTLVPIMIGAALTTIGEYTFTDLGFLLTFAGVVLAAVKTVATNRIMTGPLALPAMEVLLRMSPFAAMQSLACAIAAGELGNLNTMRSEGNISLATVIALLGNGILAFALNVASFQTNKVAGALTMSICGNMKQCLTVGLGIIAFGVEVHLFNGSGMILTMIGAAWYSKVELDRRARK